In Zingiber officinale cultivar Zhangliang chromosome 3B, Zo_v1.1, whole genome shotgun sequence, a single window of DNA contains:
- the LOC122055579 gene encoding uncharacterized protein LOC122055579 isoform X1 translates to MASTRTPSHRYASVDSRSSSDASPPSFSRKNSGKNLSYLPLLIGNGGGRGTSDTALAAAPRTENYSGALVTAREGKSGRNNFGSLMKKLVEKRTNPKLGSGDRLVLAVPDDLIAKELKKYSKGTHLSALSKKLSQKGGAAEKALTEVKTNTRTLAMVLRSERDLLAQNKDYKVEISELRLLMEEKDREVEKLKDMCLKQGEEIKALKDAILFPDVINSQLQELLEEQDFELKQTKQVIPSLQNQVTYLTGQLQCLAADLAEVKTDKYGVEICSDRHLSNQRTPKFYEAANQLEYSSGDYMASECRSPDDMFLKDLNPCLTPFSKMKSQERDELVYGSPENDRLFRYDTQLS, encoded by the exons ATGGCATCGACCAGGACTCCCTCCCACCGGTACGCCTCCGTCGACTCCCGTTCCTCCTCCGACGCCTCCCCTCCCTCCTTCAGTCGCAAGAATTCCGGAAAGAATCTCTCATACTTGCCCCTCCTCATCGGAAATGGAGGAGGCCGAGGAACCTCGGATACTGCGCTTGCAGCCGCACCCCGGACCGAGAACTACTCTGGTGCCCTCGTTACTGCACGGGAGGGCAAGAGCGGACGTAATAACTTCGGTAGTTTGATGAAGAAGCTCGTGGAAAAGCGGACTAACCCGAAGCTGGGATCGGGGGATCGCTTGGTTCTAGCTGTTCCGGATGATCTGATAGCAAAGGAGCTCAAGAAGTACTCCAAGGGCACGCATTTATCGGCCTTATCGAAGAAACTTTCCCAGAAGGGTGGAGCGGCGGAGAAGGCGCTTACTGAGGTTAAGACAAACACGCGGACGTTGGCCATGGTGCTGCGCAGCGAGAGGGATCTTCTTGCCCAAAACAAGGACTATAAGGTAGAGATCTCGGAACTACGACTTCTTATGGAGGAGAAGGATAGAGAA GTTGAGAAATTGAAAGACATGTGCCTGAAACAGGGAGAAGAGATAAAGGCATTAAAGGATGCCATTCTCTTTCCGGATGTTATAAATTCACAACTGCAGGAGCTGCTAGAAGAGCAAGATTTTGAGTTGAAACAGACAAAACAAGTCATCCCAAGCCTTCAAAACCAGGTTACATATCTCACTGGACAGCTCCAGTGCCTTGCAGCAGATCTTGCTGAG GTGAAGACTGATAAATATGGTGTTGAGATATGCTCAGATAGACATCTAAGCAATCAAAGAACCCCAAAATTTTATGAGGCCGCTAACCAACTG GAATATAGCTCTGGAGATTATATGGCTTCAGAATGCAGAAGCCCGGATGATATGTTCCTTAAGGATTTAAACCCGTGTTTGACCCCGTTTTCGAAAATGAAGTCCCAG GAAAGGGATGAATTGGTTTATGGCTCCCCGGAAAATGATAGATTGTTCAGGTATGACACACAGTTGAGCTGA
- the LOC122055579 gene encoding uncharacterized protein LOC122055579 isoform X2 — translation MASTRTPSHRYASVDSRSSSDASPPSFSRKNSGKNLSYLPLLIGNGGGRGTSDTALAAAPRTENYSGALVTAREGKSGRNNFGSLMKKLVEKRTNPKLGSGDRLVLAVPDDLIAKELKKYSKGTHLSALSKKLSQKGGAAEKALTEVKTNTRTLAMVLRSERDLLAQNKDYKVEKLKDMCLKQGEEIKALKDAILFPDVINSQLQELLEEQDFELKQTKQVIPSLQNQVTYLTGQLQCLAADLAEVKTDKYGVEICSDRHLSNQRTPKFYEAANQLEYSSGDYMASECRSPDDMFLKDLNPCLTPFSKMKSQERDELVYGSPENDRLFRYDTQLS, via the exons ATGGCATCGACCAGGACTCCCTCCCACCGGTACGCCTCCGTCGACTCCCGTTCCTCCTCCGACGCCTCCCCTCCCTCCTTCAGTCGCAAGAATTCCGGAAAGAATCTCTCATACTTGCCCCTCCTCATCGGAAATGGAGGAGGCCGAGGAACCTCGGATACTGCGCTTGCAGCCGCACCCCGGACCGAGAACTACTCTGGTGCCCTCGTTACTGCACGGGAGGGCAAGAGCGGACGTAATAACTTCGGTAGTTTGATGAAGAAGCTCGTGGAAAAGCGGACTAACCCGAAGCTGGGATCGGGGGATCGCTTGGTTCTAGCTGTTCCGGATGATCTGATAGCAAAGGAGCTCAAGAAGTACTCCAAGGGCACGCATTTATCGGCCTTATCGAAGAAACTTTCCCAGAAGGGTGGAGCGGCGGAGAAGGCGCTTACTGAGGTTAAGACAAACACGCGGACGTTGGCCATGGTGCTGCGCAGCGAGAGGGATCTTCTTGCCCAAAACAAGGACTATAAG GTTGAGAAATTGAAAGACATGTGCCTGAAACAGGGAGAAGAGATAAAGGCATTAAAGGATGCCATTCTCTTTCCGGATGTTATAAATTCACAACTGCAGGAGCTGCTAGAAGAGCAAGATTTTGAGTTGAAACAGACAAAACAAGTCATCCCAAGCCTTCAAAACCAGGTTACATATCTCACTGGACAGCTCCAGTGCCTTGCAGCAGATCTTGCTGAG GTGAAGACTGATAAATATGGTGTTGAGATATGCTCAGATAGACATCTAAGCAATCAAAGAACCCCAAAATTTTATGAGGCCGCTAACCAACTG GAATATAGCTCTGGAGATTATATGGCTTCAGAATGCAGAAGCCCGGATGATATGTTCCTTAAGGATTTAAACCCGTGTTTGACCCCGTTTTCGAAAATGAAGTCCCAG GAAAGGGATGAATTGGTTTATGGCTCCCCGGAAAATGATAGATTGTTCAGGTATGACACACAGTTGAGCTGA
- the LOC122055582 gene encoding eukaryotic translation initiation factor 6-2 isoform X2: protein MASRIQFENNCEVGVFSKLTNAYCLVAIGGSESFYSVFESELADVIPVVKTSIGGTRIVGRLCAGNKNGLLLPHTTTDQELQHLRNSLPDGVVVQRIEERLSALGNCIACNDHVALTHPDLDRETEELIADVLGVEVFRQTIAGNILVGSYCTFSNKGGLVHPHTSIEDLDELSTLLQVPLVAGTVNRGSEVIAAGMTVNDWTAFCGSDTTATELSVIESVFKLREAQPSSIVDEMRKSLIDSYV from the exons ATGGCTAGTC GCATTCAGTTTGAGAACAATTGTGAGGTTGGGGTATTCTCTAAGCTGACAAATGCCTACTGTTTGGTTGCAATTGGAGGATCAGAGAGCTTTTACAG CGTGTTTGAGTCTGAGTTGGCTGATGTTATCCCTGTGGTCAAGACCTCTATAGGAGGAACTAGAATTGTTGGACGACTTTGTGCTG GAAATAAGAACGGGCTTCTTTTGCCTCACACCACAACAGACCAAG AACTACAACATCTGAGGAACAGTCTGCCTGATGGTGTGGTGGTTCAGAGAATAGAGGAAAGGCTATCTGCTTTAGGCAATTGCATTGCCTGCAATGATCATGTTGCTCTTACACATCCTGACTTGGATCGG GAAACTGAAGAGCTCATTGCGGATGTACTTGGCGTGGAAGTGTTTAGGCAAACGATTGCTGGAAACATACTAGTGGGGAGTTACTGTACATTTTCGAATAAAGGGGGACTG GTACACCCTCATACATCTATCGAAGACCTTGATGAACTGTCAACACTTCTCCAAGTCCCTCTGGTCGCCGGAACAGTGAACCGAGGCAGTGAGGTCATTGCTGCTGGAATGACTGTCAATGACTGGACGGCTTTCTGCGGATCTGACACCACCGCAACTGAGCTCTCAGTCATTGAAAGTGTCTTCAAACTAAGAGAAGCACAGCCAAGCTCCATCGTAGATGAGATGAGGAAGTCTCTCATCGACAGTTATGTGTGA
- the LOC122055582 gene encoding eukaryotic translation initiation factor 6-2 isoform X1: MASRIQFENNCEVGVFSKLTNAYCLVAIGGSESFYRLVSENAQKEYYSCLLMNNFMVCRCSVFESELADVIPVVKTSIGGTRIVGRLCAGNKNGLLLPHTTTDQELQHLRNSLPDGVVVQRIEERLSALGNCIACNDHVALTHPDLDRETEELIADVLGVEVFRQTIAGNILVGSYCTFSNKGGLVHPHTSIEDLDELSTLLQVPLVAGTVNRGSEVIAAGMTVNDWTAFCGSDTTATELSVIESVFKLREAQPSSIVDEMRKSLIDSYV; this comes from the exons ATGGCTAGTC GCATTCAGTTTGAGAACAATTGTGAGGTTGGGGTATTCTCTAAGCTGACAAATGCCTACTGTTTGGTTGCAATTGGAGGATCAGAGAGCTTTTACAGGTTAGTGTctgaaaatgcacaaaaagaatACTACTCATGTTTACTTATGAACAACTTTATGGTTTGTCGATGCAGCGTGTTTGAGTCTGAGTTGGCTGATGTTATCCCTGTGGTCAAGACCTCTATAGGAGGAACTAGAATTGTTGGACGACTTTGTGCTG GAAATAAGAACGGGCTTCTTTTGCCTCACACCACAACAGACCAAG AACTACAACATCTGAGGAACAGTCTGCCTGATGGTGTGGTGGTTCAGAGAATAGAGGAAAGGCTATCTGCTTTAGGCAATTGCATTGCCTGCAATGATCATGTTGCTCTTACACATCCTGACTTGGATCGG GAAACTGAAGAGCTCATTGCGGATGTACTTGGCGTGGAAGTGTTTAGGCAAACGATTGCTGGAAACATACTAGTGGGGAGTTACTGTACATTTTCGAATAAAGGGGGACTG GTACACCCTCATACATCTATCGAAGACCTTGATGAACTGTCAACACTTCTCCAAGTCCCTCTGGTCGCCGGAACAGTGAACCGAGGCAGTGAGGTCATTGCTGCTGGAATGACTGTCAATGACTGGACGGCTTTCTGCGGATCTGACACCACCGCAACTGAGCTCTCAGTCATTGAAAGTGTCTTCAAACTAAGAGAAGCACAGCCAAGCTCCATCGTAGATGAGATGAGGAAGTCTCTCATCGACAGTTATGTGTGA
- the LOC122055580 gene encoding probable receptor-like protein kinase At5g61350 translates to MAGAGSSAQLAPVRFSPIDNYLIDCGSPKMTQGDDGRFFRSESQSSSYLSTKEDIKIAADNSTAAANSTDVPLLYLTARVFPEESKYSFFISKPGRHWIRLYFFPFPNAGYNLTAASFTVRTDDLVLLQDFNPSSATTPPASPLLKEYLIEITEDRVSLIFCPKKGRMAFVNAIEVVSAPDKIIANTATSISPQVEFTGLRHYSLEATYRINAGGPEIAPQNDTLSRTWRTDAWFLKELKTVQNVSVAARKIKFPEDESVTPLIAPSEVYASAQEMANANTDKRHFNITWQFAVDPSFSYLIRLHFCDIVSKNLNELYFNVYINGLIGVSSLDLSTATGDLSVAYFKDFVANASTISNKAITIQVGPPPNSGLGTPNAILNGIEVMKMSNSAGSLDGQFSADGSYHGGSGAVSLERRIVSGVGLVLGAVAMVLVVMMFCRWRRRPAEWRKINGISSWLLPVHMKHRTYGRSSGSSKGSSRDRFGSNKCKSGYANLFPSGAMGVGRIFSLGEMKEATNNFDEKAVVGVGGFGKVYLGEFEGTKVAIKRGNPSSEQGINEFQAEIQMLSKLRHRHLVSLIGCCYENKEMILVYEYMSKGPLRDHLYGNSGQTPLSWKQRLEVCIGAARGLHYLHTGASHGIIHRDVKTTNILLDENLVAKMADFGLSKAAPSLEQTHVSTAVKGSFGYLDPEYFRRQQLTEKSDVYSFGVVLFEVLCGRAALNPALPRDQVNLAEWAMQWHRRGQLEKIVDPHIASTISPASLKKYVESAEKCLADCGVDRPSMGDVLWSLEYALQLQEAGVGQQAVDDTTDESATHIPLDGGPVRLRDDVAATCDDGAANGDDESTLMSNPLCQGR, encoded by the exons ATGGCCGGAG CGGGATCCTCCGCCCAGCTGGCGCCGGTGAGGTTCTCTCCCATCGACAACTACCTCATCGACTGCGGCTCGCCTAAGATGACCCAGGGCGACGACGGCCGTTTCTTTCGCTCAGAGTCGCAATCCTCCTCCTACCTGTCGACCAAGGAAGACATCAAGATCGCCGCCGATAACTCAACCGCGGCAGCGAATTCGACGGATGTGCCCCTTTTGTATCTGACGGCGAGGGTCTTCCCCGAAGAGTCGAAATACAGCTTCTTCATCTCGAAGCCCGGCCGTCACTGGATCCGCCTCTACTTCTTCCCTTTCCCTAACGCGGGTTACAACCTCACGGCGGCGTCCTTCACCGTCAGGACCGACGACCTCGTCCTCCTTCAAGACTTCAATCCTTCGTCCGCCACCACCCCGCCGGCGTCGCCGCTCCTCAAGGAGTATCTCATCGAGATCACCGAGGACAGAGTGTCGCTCATTTTCTGCCCCAAAAAGGGCCGCATGGCATTCGTCAATGCGATCGAGGTCGTGTCGGCGCCGGACAAAATCATCGCCAACACGGCTACCAGCATCTCCCCCCAGGTCGAGTTCACCGGCCTAAGACACTACTCCCTCGAGGCCACCTACCGGATCAACGCGGGGGGGCCGGAGATCGCGCCTCAAAATGATACGCTCTCGCGGACATGGCGTACCGATGCGTGGTTCTTGAAGGAGCTCAAGACGGTGCAAAATGTCTCCGTCGCCGCCCGCAAGATCAAGTTCCCCGAAGACGAATCGGTGACGCCGCTGATCGCGCCGAGCGAAGTGTACGCGAGTGCGCAGGAGATGGCGAACGCGAACACCGACAAGCGGCACTTCAACATCACATGGCAGTTCGCGGTCGATCCGTCCTTCTCCTATTTGATCCGCCTCCATTTCTGCGACATCGTGAGCAAGAACCTCAATGAGCTCTACTTCAACGTGTACATCAACGGCCTCATCGGCGTCTCCAGCCTCGACCTCTCCACGGCGACCGGCGACCTCTCGGTGGCCTACTTCAAGGACTTCGTAGCGAACGCTTCCACTATCTCGAACAAAGCCATCACGATCCAGGTGGGGCCGCCACCCAACTCTGGCTTGGGGACGCCCAACGCGATTCTCAACGGGATCGAGGTGATGAAGATGAGCAACTCAGCAGGAAGCCTCGACGGCCAGTTCTCCGCTGACGGGTCATATCACGGAGGATCAGGGGCGGTGAGCCTGGAGCGGCGGATCGTGTCTGGAGTCGGGTTGGTACTGGGGGCGGTGGCGATGGTGCTAGTGGTTATGATGTTCTGCCGGTGGAGGCGGCGGCCGGCGGAGTGGAGGAAGATCAACGGCATCTCGTCGTGGCTACTGCCCGTGCACATGAAGCACCGGACCTACGGGAGAAGTAGTGGAAGCAGCAAGGGGAGCTCGAGAGATCGGTTCGGATCGAACAAGTGCAAGAGCGGGTACGCGAATTTGTTCCCGTCCGGGGCGATGGGGGTTGGGAGGATCTTCTCGCTGGGGGAGATGAAGGAAGCGACCAACAACTTCGACGAGAAGGCGGTGGTTGGTGTGGGTGGATTTGGAAAGGTGTACTTGGGCGAGTTCGAAGGCACCAAAGTGGCCATTAAAAGAGGGAATCCGTCGTCGGAGCAGGGGATCAACGAATTCCAAGCAGAGATTCAGATGTTGTCCAAGCTCCGGCACCGACATTTGGTCTCGCTGATTGGCTGCTGCTACGAGAACAAGGAGATGATCCTGGTGTACGAGTACATGTCGAAGGGACCGCTGCGCGACCACTTGTATGGCAACAGCGGCCAGACGCCGCTCTCGTGGAAGCAGCGTCTCGAGGTATGCATCGGCGCCGCCCGAGGACTGCACTACCTCCACACCGGCGCGTCGCATGGGATCATCCACCGCGACGTGAAGACCACCAACATCCTGCTGGACGAGAACCTGGTGGCGAAGATGGCCGACTTCGGGCTGTCGAAGGCGGCGCCGTCGCTGGAGCAGACGCACGTGAGCACGGCGGTGAAGGGTAGCTTCGGATACCTGGACCCGGAGTACTTCCGGCGGCAGCAGCTGACGGAGAAGTCGGACGTGTATTCCTTCGGGGTGGTGCTGTTTGAGGTTCTCTGCGGGCGGGCGGCGCTCAACCCGGCGCTGCCGCGGGATCAGGTGAACCTGGCGGAATGGGCGATGCAGTGGCATCGCCGGGGGCAGCTGGAGAAGATCGTCGACCCGCACATCGCCAGCACCATCAGCCCGGCGTCGCTGAAGAAGTACGTGGAGTCGGCGGAGAAGTGCCTGGCGGACTGCGGGGTGGACCGGCCGTCCATGGGCGACGTGCTCTGGAGCCTGGAGTACGCCCTGCAGCTCCAGGAGGCGGGTGTGGGGCAGCAGGCCGTTGACGACACCACCGACGAAAGTGCCACCCACATCCCGCTCGACGGAGGACCCGTTCGCCTTCGCGACGACGTAGCCGCCACCTGCGACGACGGAGCCGCCAACGGCGACGACGAGTCGACTCTAATGAGCAACCCACTGTGCCAAGGGAGGTGA
- the LOC122055583 gene encoding putative pre-16S rRNA nuclease, whose protein sequence is MKEVGPVVLFRKLYCLQNKQKARLLGLDVGQKYVGLAVSDVTNQSTSPLSVLVRKQSNIDLMAKDFQTLASQFSLAGLVVGFPFSLMGQTSVEAVQIRLFMEKLRKTGRLDGLTYTYWDESYTSKCVEALLEPLDLHPVKSKTIVDKFAAVGILQGYLDNMNRDLRSRKITIE, encoded by the exons ATGAAGGAAGTTGGACCTGTGGTGTTATTCAGAAAGCTGTACTGTCTACAAAACAAGCAGAAAGCAAGATTGTTGGGATTAGATGTTGGGCAAAAATATGTTGGTTTGGCTGTTTCAGATGTCACTAATCAATCAACGTCACCTTTAAG TGTCTTAGTGAGGAAGCAGTCAAACATTGATTTGATGGCCAAAGATTTCCAAACATTA GCGTCTCAATTTTCTCTTGCGGGTTTGGTTGTTGGTTTCCCTTTTAGCTTGATGGGCCAAACAAGTGTGGAG GCTGTGCAAATTAGGCTTTTCATGGAGAAGCTACGCAAAACAGGGAGACTCGATGGCCTTACCTACACTTACTGGGATGAAAGTTATACGTCAAAG TGTGTTGAAGCTCTTTTGGAGCCTTTGGATCTACATCCAGTGAAATCCAAAACAATCGTAGACAAGTTTGCTGCAGTTGGAATACTCCAG GGGTATTTGGACAACATGAACAGAGATTTGAGATCAAGGAAAATCACAATAGAATGA
- the LOC122055581 gene encoding mitogen-activated protein kinase kinase 9-like, producing the protein MAAIGNRRLPHLNLTLELPETAAPADCGLRFPFPPLPAGAAAPCFSSSSSSSSTLSTEFRLSDFEKLRVLGHGNGGTVYRVRHRRSAAVYALKVVHADPSLRRQAYREIDILRRATDSDHVVCIHSVVHTPTGDVALLLEHMDGGSLDALLRRRGSRPFPESALASIARQALLGLAELHYRQIVHRDIKPANLLVNSAGVIKIADFGVGKVLRRSLDPCDSYVGTCAYMSPERFDPASHGGDYDPYAADVWSLGLAVLELHRGHFPLLPEGAQPDWAALMVAICLGETIGAVAEGAASCEFRGFIECCLQKESGKRWSVAELLGHPFVARADRAESEQALRELVRENSAES; encoded by the coding sequence ATGGCGGCCATCGGCAATAGAAGGCTTCCCCACCTCAATCTCACCCTCGAACTTCCGGAAACCGCCGCCCCGGCTGACTGTGGCCTCCGCTTCCCGTTTCCACCTCTGCCGGCGGGTGCCGCGGCACCGTGTTTTTCTTCATCTTCGTCTTCCTCCTCTACCCTGTCGACCGAGTTTCGGCTCTCGGACTTCGAGAAGCTTCGGGTGCTCGGACACGGAAACGGAGGCACTGTCTACAGGGTTCGCCACCGCCGTAGCGCCGCCGTGTACGCACTCAAGGTTGTTCACGCCGATCCGTCCCTCCGGCGTCAGGCGTACCGCGAGATCGACATCCTGCGCCGCGCCACGGACTCTGACCATGTAGTATGCATACACTCCGTTGTACACACTCCAACCGGCGACGTAGCGCTCCTTCTGGAGCACATGGACGGCGGATCGCTCGACGCCCTGCTCCGCCGAAGGGGGAGCCGCCCCTTTCCGGAGTCTGCGCTCGCCTCCATCGCCCGCCAGGCACTCCTCGGCCTCGCCGAACTCCACTACCGCCAGATCGTGCACCGCGACATCAAGCCCGCCAATCTCCTCGTCAACTCCGCCGGCGTGATCAAGATCGCCGACTTCGGTGTGGGCAAGGTGCTGCGGCGGTCGCTCGACCCCTGCGACTCCTACGTGGGCACCTGCGCCTACATGAGCCCGGAGCGGTTCGATCCGGCGTCGCACGGTGGGGACTACGACCCATACGCGGCCGACGTGTGGAGCCTTGGGCTGGCGGTGCTGGAACTGCACCGCGGTCACTTCCCGCTGCTTCCGGAGGGGGCGCAGCCCGATTGGGCGGCGCTGATGGTGGCGATCTGCTTGGGGGAGACGATCGGAGCGGTAGCAGAGGGTGCGGCGTCGTGCGAGTTCCGGGGATTCATCGAGTGCTGCTTGCAGAAGGAAAGCGGGAAGCGGTGGTCGGTGGCAGAGCTGCTAGGGCACCCGTTCGTCGCCCGCGCGGACCGCGCCGAGTCGGAGCAGGCGCTTCGGGAACTGGTGCGGGAGAACTCGGCCGAATCGTAA